The sequence GAACAAATCTTTATATCATTATTTCTCTTAAATTATTAAACAGTTTTTAATTAACGTGAGCTATGCATGTTGACACTGTGAGTCAGGCAAGATTTGGGTTGATATTTTGCAAACTAGGAGTATCCATGTCCTTTTTCATTACCATCTTCTGAGTAAAAATATGTGCACAACCCACTTTAACACAGTTTTCAGAGAGTACTATAGAAATTGCAAAATTTAGAATCTTTTACTCTTTTGAGCACTACAGTAGACTCTCAAGAAAGACTTTGCTGAAGATCACCTTTAAATATTGAAGCACACTTTAACCAAAAGTGAAGATGCACATTCCGTGTGCTGAGGTAAATGGGAATAGACATTAACCATCACTTTCTGTAATCTCAGATTTACAAAATTTATTAATAGGTCTCAGCTAGGCCAGGAAACCAGAATAaagatatttacttaaaaaagaaGTGCTAGTTGGTATGGAAAATATTGAGATGAAGAAATGAGTTTTGATTGTCGGATAAAACTTTTGACTATGTGTTCCAGGTGAGACCCTGACAAAGATCTAAGATAAGAATGAAGGAATGAGTCGGACTCAATCTGGATGAGAAAAGGAGAATACTTCATTGTTGTGTTTCTAAAAGTAGACAAAAGAGCAGGTGATGGGAGGGAGGACATGAGGGCCCAGAGCCAGGAACGGAAAACTGAGTGCTGGGTGGGGAAAACCCCATAGAGAAACCCTCAGTGGAGGGGACATATATGCTGACGGAAATAACTGGTAAAGTGTTTCATTTTCATACATGGATTGGAGGTTGAAATTTAAATAGATTATGAAAAAGTtgctatgttttaaaaatctgagtcaGTGTGGGCCAGCACTGTAGCAGCGTAGAGGCAAGTATGCTTCAGGAAAGCGGGGAGAACATGAAATCATAAACCACTATTGTGATTCTGTGAAACATGAACGCGATCATGGAATTGGGGCTATTGAGGGAGAATTTGAAGCAAGTTAATCTAGATCTTGCAAATCTGCACAAGATAGAAATTATTACccttcagttgggtccaactcctTGTTAACCAATGGATCGTAGCCAgtgaggatcctctgtccatggaattttcttgaCAAGCATACTGGAcggggttgccatgcactcctccaggctttcttcttgacccacaaatcaagcctgtgtctcttgcatcacttgcagattctttactgctgaaccaccagagagCCCTTACAATCAAGTTTCAAAGAGGTCAAGTGATTTGCTAAATTTTGCATGCCAGTAAATAGCATGGTTGGGTTCAGAGCCTAAAGTCTCACACTCTGAGGACAGTGCTCTAATTCCTTACAGAAGATGACCTTTTGGAaagtatttcttcctcttctaagAGCACAAGTGATCATTGTCTTTTTCACGTATGACTGTATATCAGATACTTAAAACTAAGAGCTAatcattttgtttcttaattCAACTAGTTTCTTTAAGGTCAGAGAAATGATCAGAGAAATTTGCAGATGTGTATAACAAGTTCAGAGGTCTTCAGGCTTTTCTGTTGACACAGAGAACCACAGTGAAAATGCACTTATCTTAACACGTATTAAAAACTTGCCATGTTCAAAGCAGCCATATgtaattaaaaatcttaaatatgacttattactttgctagtattgTCAGGAACAATCTCTTCACAAGCTCAGCGTCCACTGCAACGGCAATAGGGATGTGCATATATGGGTATAGTCAGTGTGATATACTTGAACAACGTAACTGTGTACAAAGAATGCAGCTGTACTTATGATTTATGACATATAGTTTTGATAACTAATTGAagtattcaagaaaattaagattgGGGCCGGGAAGGAAAAGTACTTCAGATAGATAATTgtagattaaaatatataaaatgtaaattggCATGCTAAGAATGTGGAACCACAGAGTGGTTGTTGTTTTAGACCAGAAGGTAGAAGTAGAGTACTGGAAGATGCGATCAGAGAAGTTCTGATGTTGAGAATGTTCAATGATGAGAATGTGAGGCTTGTGTAATTTGTTACTGAATTTGTTTGAACTTTATCTTGAAagacagtggttttcaaatttaCTTCCATATGTGATCAGTTGTGAGATATATTGTAAATAATTTGCTTTACATTATGAATTACTTAACCTTCTAATAAAGGATGGGTTCAAGATTGTTCCATAGTCAAAAATGCGTTCTTGAAGATAGATATCACATAGCGTTAGAGTGAGTGGATTCTTGCTGATCTCCTGTTTATATTCTTGAGTGTGGCATttcaatctgttttttttttttttaccacataaTTTGAAACTTTTTGGAATGCAACCAAAACCTTTCCTGTTGCAAATTTTacagcaacaaaaaaatgtttctttgccCAGAAACGTTTTCTGATCTTTACCTTGACTGAGGCCAGTtcatattttgattaaaataaatctcaaaatatCTTACTAAGCAATACCCCTGACGTAGGTTAGCATTTGTCTCTGTGTTCGCCTAGTTTCTTGGGGCATATGTATATCATGTTCTTGtaagttttaatttatttgagtGTGTCTTTTATTTGATTTTGATTTACTTGAGAGAAGAACTTGTATAACTTCACTGTAGATTCTCAGTGCCTTAGAGTGCATTCAGTaaatgttggatgaatgaatgaatattgctAGTCATATTGGAAGGCAATGCTCCCTTTAATGTTCCTCTACCAAAAACTCCTTGAAAGTTGGTAGAGTGTAAATTTTAAACATAGGCCATGCATACTTTTATTCACTATTACAGTTgaacaaagaagaataaaatggacAAGACAAATGCAACAGtcgtttctaattttatttttctgggatttacTCACTATCCCCAAATTGAAGTCATCATATTTGTGCTGTGCTTGCTGATGTACTTGATCACCTTACTGGGTAATATTATTCTGATGTCAGTTAGTGTCCTGGATTCTCACCTACATAtacccatgtacttcttcctcagcaACCTGTCATGTCTGGACATCTGGTATACTTCTTCTGCCCTGACTCCAATGCTGGCAAACTTTATTTCAGGGAAAAACACCATCTCATTCTCAGGGTGTGCTGCTCAAATGTACTTCTCTCTGGCCATGGGCTCCACTGAGTGTGTGCTCCTGTCTGTGATGGCGTATGACCGATATGTAGCCATCTGCAACCCCCTGAGATACCCCATCATCATGAACAAGAAGATTTGTGTTCAGATTGCAGCTGGCTCGTGGGTGACAGGCTCCTTCACTGCCCTGGTGGAAACTGTGTCTGTGTTGCAGCTGTCACTGTGTGGAAGGAGTGTCATCAATCATTTCACTTGTGAGATTCTGGCCGTCCTGAAACTGGTTTGTGTAGACACTTCCAAGGTGCAGTTAATCATGCTGGTGATCAGTGTACTTCTTCTTCCTATGCCAGTGctcttcatttgtatttcttatgCATTCATCCTCTCTAGCATCCTAAGAATCAGCTCACTGGATGGTCGGAGCAAAGCTTTTTCAACATGTGCAGCCCACCTGAGTGTAGTGGTTTTATTCTATGGGACAGCTCTCTCCATGTACCTGAAGCCATCAACTATAGATTCACAGGAAGTAGATAAATTTATAGCTTTGGTATATGCTGGCTTAACTCCCATGTTGAATCCTATCATTTATAGTTTACGGAACAGAGAAGTGAAAGTGGCTGTGAAAAAACTGCTGGTTAGGAACTCTGTTTGTGCTCTTTCAGTCTCTAGTAGCAAATGATATCTATAAATATTAAGGGATATTTCGTGCTCTCTCTATATATCAGGAGATAATTGGGGTAGACACTCGTTTTTAAATGTGATGTGCAATATTCTAAGTCTCTTCTTTGACTAATCACTGAGAGTCTAAGTAATATCAATGTATCATACATAAGTTTATCTGATCTTAAACAAATAGTCTCATGATgacaagttttaatttttatttggtgTTATAGGGTTAAATATAACTATTTTTGTTGGTTTAgtgttattttgatttctttctaaaattttttccccatttatttttattagttggaggctaattactttacaatattgtagtggtttttgtcatacattgaaatgaatcagccaaggaattgggtggagagggaggtggtggcggggatcgggatggggaatacatgtaaaattttaaaaaattgaagtatagttgattaatattgtttcaagtatataacaaaataattcagttatgtgtgtgtatttttttaagattcttttccagattcttttccaaagtAGGTTGtgataagatattgaatatatttccccatGTGTATAGTAGATCCTagttatttatctgttttgtgtGTAGTATTAAGTAATTGGGTATCTATTaacatcaggcttctctggtggctcatttgtgaagaatttgcctgacaatgcaggaggcacagattctatcactgggttgagaagatcccctagaaaaggaaatggcagcttactccagtattattgccagggaaatcctatagacagaggagcctggtgggctgtatagtctatggggttgcaaaagagtcagacacaacatagtaactaaacaacaacagcaatcaaTTAATCTCAAATTCTCAATTTATCCATcatcctcctttcttttcttggtcatgataagcttgttttctgtgtctgtgagtttattttgtaaataaattcatttttatcatttttttgtaGACTCCACAAATTGGTGGTATcatctatttgtctttctctagtttacttcacttagtataattatTTCTAGGTCCagccatattgctgcaaatgacattgcaTTATCCTTTGTAGAGTTGAGTCACATTACACTGTATATGTATTccacatcttccttattcattcatctgtcagtgggaacttaggttgcttccatgtcttggctattgcaaatattgctgttatgaacattggggtacatgtatctttttgaattagcattttctctgtatatatacccaggagtagattGCAATGTtctatggcaactctatttttagttttttgtagAACTTCCATACTGgtctccattgtggctgtaccAATCTGCATCCTCACAAACAATGTAGGATGGTTCACTTTTCTACacagcttctccagcatttattatttgtagacatattgatgatggccattctcatCAGTGTGAGGGATACTTCATTGTAAATATAACtttgtaatatatatgtacaatgtaAATTTACAATGTAATtataacattgtaaatataaCATTAAGTTTGTATGTTGGTGAGTGTTCAAAATTGTGTACATGTAATATACAAGTGGATGtgaagagttggatcataaagaaggctgagcactgaagacttgatgcttttgaactgtggtgttagagaagactcttgagagtcccttgaactgcaaggagatcaaaccagtcaatcctaaaggaaattaatcctgaatattcattggaaggactgatgctgaagctgaagctccaaaacttgggccacctaatgcgaagagccgactcattaggaaagacgctggtgctgggaaagattgaaggcaaaaggagaaggggatgacagtggatgagatggttggatggcatcaccgattcaatggatagCATCACTcagtggtgtgctgcagtccatggggtcgcaaagagttgaacatgactgagcaactgaagaacaactgatacaacaacaacaacatgtaaatGTAATTACTTTACTAGACTTTTGGCTAATTTATTATTAGCCTCTGTTTAATGCTGAATTATGTCCCTTCAAAACTCTAATGTTGAAGGCCTAGCCCCCCATCCGCCACCCCCACACGtacccagtacctcagaatgcaTCTATATTTGAAGATACGACCTTTAAAAAGGTGGTTAAATTGAAATGAGGCTGTTATTGTAGGCCCTTATACAATCTGATTTGTgtcattataagaaaagaaaatttgaatgCACATAGTGAGAAGGTGACTCTCTAGAAGCCAAGCAGAGGCCTCAGAAGACTTTAAACCTGCTAACATCCTAATCTTGGACTTTTAGCTTTCAAATCTATTACctgataaatttctgttgtttaagctacccagtctctGATGTTTTGTTATGACAGAATTAGCAAACTAGTATGAACTTGTTTTTAACACAACTAAATGGAATAGAAATAATTACATATTCTCTAAATGTGTGGCTGTGTTTTAAATGTGTGGGTATGTTTCTgtctgcatatatgtgtgtgtgtgatgtgagcatctatatacagatataaaatatCTGCAGAAATATATCCTGAATAAAAGTAGAGTGGATAAGTGacagtcaaggaaaaaaaattatcggATAATTTAGTGGCATGTTGTTAGTCTTCAGatgctgacctttttttttttttggtaaattcacAAGAAGATAAAAGGTGTTTCAGTGAAACTACTGGtagttgctgctgttcagttgctcagtagtgtctgactcttgtgaccccacggactgctgcacaccaggctcccctgtccttcactatctcctggagcttgctcaaactcatgtccactgagtcagtgatgccatccaaccatctcatcctctgttgtccccttctcctcctgccttcaatctttcccagcatcagggtcttttctaatgagtctactcttctcattaggtggccaaactattggagcttcagcttcagcatcagtccttccaatgaatattcagaaactATTAGTACTCTGTTTAATCCTGTTATTCCAGACACCTGGTTCCTTAAATCCAATGGTATCGATGAACTCATTAacacttagggaaaaaaaaaagacatgaaatcTGTGTTATAGATGTTACGATAATGAAAGCCTATTAAATGggtataaaatattgaaatatgtgaaatatcTTATTATATAAACCACAATATACAAAGGATTAAAATGTATACTTAGAAACTTTCACAGCATTTATAATCCCTGTCTGGGCCAGATGGCTAAATGTACAaaacttatttgtttttttatcatGGAGTCATTAATAATATCTGTAGAATTATTTTAATGACTTGGACTCAAGTTGAGGACTGCCCATTTGTATGGAAGAAAGAGATAGAAGACGTACTGGGATTAATTTTAGAACATGTTAGCAAATCATAACAAAGATTTATCTAGTTTGTTCAAAGAGCAACAACCTCAGGTAATTAAATTGGAGTCAATGAACTGATCAATAATTATCTGATAATAATACTTGAAAGCAATGATTTATGGCCAATGGAGCAGTAATGGAAAGGTGAAAGAATGGAGGTAtcataagtatatataaataaaagctaATACAGTGATGAGGCTTAAGATAATTATTAATTCCAACTTGTCATATTCACTCATCTGCCTTCCTTCAAAGATTAGACTTTCACTGTCTTCATAAGGTCAGAGAGAATCTGATGTATGAATGAGGAAGTAGAACTTAACCAAGCCCCCAAAACTCTATTTCTATATGCAGCCTTCCTAAGGTAAAATTtgcattccttttaaaattttctgttatcTGGCCTTGGGTTTATTATCTCCAAGTAGGTACTTTTCTGAAACTGACTTCACCAAGTATCTATAAGCCTATGATTATAACTTCACTTTCTGAAGAACTCTTAAGTCTTCTGATACCATTATAGGTGTTAGTATTGTGGTTTGGTCTGCCTGATTTTAATAAACTTCCATAGTACACATAATAGATAATGGTGGATTGctcattatttttattgcctatgacttgttcagttgctaagtcatatctgactctttgagaccccgtgggctgcagcacaccatgcttccctgtccttcactatatcctgaaatttgctcaaactcatccattgagtcagtgacgccgtccaaccatctcatcctctgatgtccccttctccttctgccctcaatgtttcccagcattagagtttttccaatgagctggcttttcccatcaggggtgaaagtattagagcttcagcttcagcatccatccttccaatgaatattcaggattaatttcctttaggattgactggtttgatctccttgctgtccaagggactctcaagaatctgctccagcatcacaatttgaaagcatcaatttttttgatgcgtacccttctttatggtccaactcttacatctgtacatgattactgggaaaaaaaaaaaacacaagtttgaccatatggaccactgttggcaaagtaatgtctctgttttttaatatactgtctaggtttctcataacttttcttccaagaagtaagcatcttttaatttcgtggctgcagtcaccatccattgtgattttggagcccaagaaagtaaaatctgtcacagtttccagtttttcccccatctacttgccatgaattgatgggaccaaatgctgtgatcttagttttttgaatgttgagttttaagttaacTTTTTCCTATGACTAGTATTTCATAATTggttattttattacatttaatatattattttaacatatttaatacatgtttaatacattttattacatttagTATTAGGGTGGTGttaccattatttatttctttttacatacGATAAAGAGAGGAAATTGGAAGTCAAGGCTAGTGGCTTCTTCCGTATGAGAACTTGGCCTGTGCTTTGGAAGATGGACGCTGCAATGTCTACATTGTGAAGCTGTGACaatcagatgagaaaacaaattaaaaactagCAACCAATTGCTAGTACTTTTTATTATCAAAGGCGAGGGAAGGGAGAGATCCCCTCAGGACTTTGATGAGCATTCGTTTAAGAGATGCAGTTGAAATGGTTTGATGAAGCCTGTTTGTCAAAAATCCTATCATACTGGGCTTTTTTCTGTAGAAAGAGCAGGTCAGTGAATATTTTCTCATACTCTTATGATGTGATCAGGCTAAGATGTTAGGTTTAGAAAGACTGGTCTTTCGACAGTATAGAGGTACAATTGAGAATGGGAGAAATGAATTAGAGGACCGTAGAGACAATGTACATAGAGGCAGTGAAGACTTAGAAAGCAATGAGATGAAAAGATAGGATGAGTATGGGAACTTCATGGTTATAGTATTGGATTTGAGGATCTTTCACATATGGATAGTCATCAACAATGATTCTACTAGTATAAGTAAAGAACTCTGATGCAACCATTGATTGAAATAGAGGAGAAGCTTAAGGATGATGACTTCATAAAGGCAATGATGTAAGTTGGATGACTGGTTGAGTGTGCGGATGGTTAGACTTTCAGGTGAAGACAGATTAGTGAAGTCCAGGAGAGAAATCAGGACTCAAGCTGTATATTAAAAAGTCCTTTGCTCAGTGATGGAAATTGAGCCCTAGGTGTGGATGATATTGTCTATGCAGACGTTTGGGACAAATATCTATGAAATGATTGGCTTCATTTTCCTATAATTGGTTACAGTTGaagtgaagggggaaaaaaaagaacagaacacTTGTGATTTGGAATAAAGAATTCCAATTTGATTTTTGTCTGCACAAGCTGAGTGATCTTAGGCTATTTTTTAAGCATGCtagcttgattttcttttctatgaaATATGGATAACTTATTTATTATACTTATAATAAACTTCTTTCTTGCTACTTCTGAAAGATCACCTGTCAgtcaacttattttattttagagtgTAATTGataaaaatgttgtgttagtcttaagtttacagcaaagtgattcagtaatatgtttatgtatctgttaatcttcAAATTCTTCTCCCATTTAAGTTGTTagtaatactgagcagagttccttttgctatacagtatatccttgctAGTTATTTcatatacagcagtgtgtacatgtcagtcacTAACTCCCTATCtattcctccccttccctcctcctcccctggtaatagtaagttcattctctaagcctgtaagtctgtttctgttttataagttcatGTCTATCttcttttagattctgcataaaagtgatatcatacagtatctgtctttctctgtctgacttacttcacttagtatgacaatctatatgtccatccatgttgctgcacatgaccttattccattctttttaatagttgagtaatattcctttctgTATATATATCACCTCTTTATCCACTCACCTGTCAATGaccacttaggttgcttccatgtcttggctacacAGTCAGTTTTTGATCTTTATTCTGGCTAGATTGTGAGTTTAGTTTGTTTGAATTTACTTGTGATTTCAATTATATTGAGCAGCATCTGTTACTTTGTTTCGTGTCTAGTCCTATCACTGTGGCAGCTCTTAGGAATATTAGCATAAAATACCCCCAaatctctcctcctctctttgctgtctgtctctctgtctctctctatttACTTTCTTTCTCAGCTTTACTCCATTGCCACTCATTCTGGAATATactgaaatatttgtttaatatggttggatggcatcactgacttggtcgacatgagtttgagcaagctctgggagttggtgctggagagggaagcgtggtgtgctgcagtccatggggttgcaaagagtcggacacaactgagtgactgaactgaactgattttttttctgatgggGAAAACAGAAAAGTAGGGAGTATTAGATTTCTGCTTCTGActaagaaggagaaacagggACGGTGTTTGCCCTTCTACctgaagcaataaaaataaaacagaaataagtgtgaaaaatcaattttaagaTATTGAACATCAAACAGCATAGGACAGTGATCCCTGAGAGATGAGGATCAAGTGAAGTGAACCCTTTAATTTTCCTAACTTACTTCTCTGAGTGATGAATTTCCAGGTAATAAGATAGGGAGAGCAAACCAATCAGGAAAGGATTTGAAGATGGAATTGAGAGGACAGGGAGAACAAGGCAGTAGTTTTCCAGTCCAAATCCAGAGAGGAGGAAGCTACAGAAAAAAGAGCTAGAGCTCTAAAGGGACACCCCTCTGCTTTCAGCTGAGTACTGATCAGTGCAGGTGTATGAGGAATTAAGCAAGGTCTGGGAAAGGATTATCCAGGAGAACTGAAGGGAATGATTTTCAGAGCTCACACAAGGCTGAGAATAAAATCAACACATTGCACACCTATATAATTCCCCTTGTATATCCTAAATAGATACACCTTTTAGTTGttactaatattttaataaaatattaaaaataaaatttaaaaaaagaaagtagatttTTGAAGCAGCAAACAAGACACTGATAGAATTACTGGACATGACATTAAGAAGTTATTTTGACTGTATTTAA comes from Dama dama isolate Ldn47 chromosome 16, ASM3311817v1, whole genome shotgun sequence and encodes:
- the LOC133071331 gene encoding olfactory receptor 13F1-like, giving the protein MDKTNATVVSNFIFLGFTHYPQIEVIIFVLCLLMYLITLLGNIILMSVSVLDSHLHIPMYFFLSNLSCLDIWYTSSALTPMLANFISGKNTISFSGCAAQMYFSLAMGSTECVLLSVMAYDRYVAICNPLRYPIIMNKKICVQIAAGSWVTGSFTALVETVSVLQLSLCGRSVINHFTCEILAVLKLVCVDTSKVQLIMLVISVLLLPMPVLFICISYAFILSSILRISSLDGRSKAFSTCAAHLSVVVLFYGTALSMYLKPSTIDSQEVDKFIALVYAGLTPMLNPIIYSLRNREVKVAVKKLLVRNSVCALSVSSSK